One stretch of Nicotiana tabacum cultivar K326 chromosome 18, ASM71507v2, whole genome shotgun sequence DNA includes these proteins:
- the LOC107804330 gene encoding outer envelope protein 39, chloroplastic, which produces MGAQKSIHAGKAKIDVNVDFTHKLCAALMLQPFRNSGSPLELVIGSLCIKHPNLFGKSEKLDVLWDKGLYDSNILITYRKPRPEWLPQQSFIIQHSISPEIGVHGLPVDNFSRSGSGGVNLCRFSAGLDLSEPASSNWSSKTSVKFEHISPVSDEGRSINRDLHGFPVTCSGGYHDSMVVVKQESRYAKANDRSFTQFSLQIEQGIPILSKWLIFNRFKFAASRGLKLGPAFLLTSLTGGSIVGDIAPYQSFAIGGLGSVRGYGEGAVGCARSCLVANNELTFPLNPMLDGAVFLDCGSDLGSGRHVPGNPALRHGKPGIGVGLGYGLRFKSQLGHFQVDYAVNAFQQRTVYFGFSNLPS; this is translated from the exons ATGGGTGCTCAGAAAAGCATTCATGCTGGCAAAG CTAAAATAGATGTCAATGTAGATTTTACCCATAAATTATGTGCTGCTTTGATGCTCCAACCTTTCAG GAATTCCGGCAGCCCCCTTGAATTAGTAATTGGCAG TCTTTGCATAAAACACCCAAATTTATTTGGCAAGAGCGAGAAGCTAGATGTTTTGTGGGATAAAGGACTCTATGATTCCAATATCTTAATAACATATCGGAAGCCAAGACCAGAATGGCTTCCTCAACAGTCTTTCATCATTCAG CATTCCATTTCTCCCGAGATTGGGGTCCATGGCTTACCAGTTGACAACTTCTCTCGCTCTGGAAGTGGTGGAGTTAACTTATGTCGCTTCTCTGCTGGCTTAGATTTGAGCGAGCCTGCAAGTTCCAACTGGAGCAGCAAGACaagtgtaaaatttgag CATATTAGTCCTGTAAGCGATGAGGGTCGCTCAATAAACAGAGATCTTCATGGGTTTCCAGTGACTTGCAG TGGTGGCTATCATGATAGTATGGTAGTAGTTAAACAAGAGTCTCGATATGCAAAAGCAAATGATCGTAGTTTTACTCAA TTTAGCCTACAAATAGAACAAGGGATTCCTATTCTTTCCAAGTGGCTGATCTTCAACCGATTCAAGTTTGCTGCATCAAGGGGACTAAAGCTTGGGCCAGCTTTTCTCTTGACAAG CCTCACAGGTGGTTCTATCGTGGGGGATATAGCTCCTTATCAATCTTTTGCAATCGGCGGGCTTGGCAGTGTCCGAGGGTATGGTGAAGGAGCTGTTGGTTGTGCTAGATCTTGTCTGGTTGCTAACAATGAACTGACGTTTCCTTTG AACCCGATGCTTGATGGTGCAGTCTTCTTGGATTGTGGATCTGATTTGGGCTCAGGTCGTCATGTGCCTG GGAATCCCGCTCTTAGGCATGGCAAACCAGGAATTGGAGTTGGTCTTGGATATGGTCTTAGATTCAAGTCTCAGTTGGGACATTTCCAGGTGGACTATGCAGTCAATGCATTTCAACAACGGACTGTGTACTTTGGCTTCAGTAACCTCCCCTCTTGA
- the LOC107804328 gene encoding uncharacterized protein LOC107804328, whose product MDSNSTVMDLHATKFAGVHKRKCGKYGAAIKDPIKKKKVWLGSFKTAQEASNAYLAKQSEFAAQLEPVKANQDSSKSKSSASATAQLMQKIPSSLLKPQGSNSTNTTSAAERSKANGKNPFIREIRKDPFQEKQGTRSSSDGCNSNTVTTSNTKAKISLHGIRRQKNGKYGAVIRDPISLKRIWLGTFDTVEEASEAYFSYKSEFDKLCQLGNKENKPKDCGQIQHESPVGASSSLDTASVGRKKRHKTTHIIGVHKNKWGKYTSEITNPITKKKIWLGTFHTAEEASRAYQSKKLEFQKLVSAKEPQSTNKQTHSKQHGKKKLVNGKQSHVNCETFQSGQRIDSCEQSHSISMTRNLLGTSLGTAEEAFHAYHQFKEFDFQCSTKAELQSNVLTDSSGGEKKQEGQVDEDLWMGQWVQVPGGSEVKFSVKLGLPIIDNYGSLLGYILIGLALVVVILLCIYRKRKQKQKKKELSLETMKKVAAFDHGSDRITITSMDQSKKGASNSGFSSAAVSSDESNTAISQSLVVLTSPEMNNGLKFENLLKAPAELLGRGKHGSVYKVMCDNPKMTLAVKRIKDWSISGSEFKKRMQKLDQIRHPNVLPAVAFYSSRQEKLLVYEYQNNGSLLQHLHGFQTGQTFHWSSRLSIAAGVADALAFMHQELQHDRIPHGNLKSSNILLNKNMEPCITEYGLMSSAGISTIQNQAQFPSSSNVFPITDENAEALFKADIYAFGVIMLELLTGKVQNNGLNLASWVVSVLREEWTVEVFDRTLIQEGASEERMVNLLQVAVKCVNHSPEARPSINQVALMISTIRDEDDRSIDVSASTSTVI is encoded by the exons ATGGACAGTAACAGTACAGTTATGGATTTGCATGCAACTAAATTTGCTGGGGTTCATAAGAGAAAATGTGGTAAATATGGTGCTGCAATTAAAGATCCTATTAAGAAAAAAAAGGTTTGGTTGGGTAGCTTTAAAACTGCTCAAGAGGCTTCCAACGCTTATTTGGCGAAGCAATCTGAATTTGCTGCACAACTAGAACCAGTCAAGGCAAATCAAGACTCTAGTAAAAGTAAATCCTCTGCTTCTGCCACTGCCCAGCTCATGCAAAAAATTCCATCTTCACTGCTCAAACCCCAGGGCTCAAATTCCACTAACACAACTAGTGCTGCTGAAAGAAGCAAAGCCAATGGTAAAAATCCCTTTATTAGGGAGATAAGAAAAGACCCTTTTCAGGAAAAACAG GGAACAAGATCATCATCTGATGGGTGTAATAGTAATACTGTAACAACAAGCAATACTAAAGCAAAAATAAGCTTACATGGAATCCGAAGGCAAAAGAACGGCAAGTATGGTGCTGTAATTAGAGACCCCATTAGTCTTAAGCGAATATGGTTGGGCACTTTTGACACTGTTGAAGAGGCTTCAGAAGCTTATTTCTCCTACAAGTCTGAGTTTGATAAATTATGCCAGCTGGGAAATAAGGAGAATAAACCAAAGGATTGTGGTCAAATTCAGCACGAATCGCCTGTTGGCGCATCGTCGTCCTTAGATACTGCTAGTGTAGGTAGAAAAAAAAGACACAAAACAACACATATCATTGGGGTTCACAAGAACAAGTGGGGGAAATATACATCTGAGATTACAAACCCCATCACTAAGAAAAAAATTTGGTTGGGGACTTTTCATACTGCTGAAGAGGCTTCCCGGGCTTATCAATCTAAGAAACTCGAGTTTCAGAAACTAGTCAGCGCGAAGGAGCCGCAAAGTACTAATAAGCAAACTCATTCGAAGCAACATGGGAAAAAGAAATTAGTCAATGGCAAGCAAAGCCATGTAAATTGCGAAACATTTCAAAGTGGCCAAAGGATTGATTCTTGCGAGCAAAGCCACTCCATAAGTATGACAAGAAATTTGTTGGGGACTAGTCTTGGCACAGCTGAAGAAGCTTTCCATGCTTATCATCAGTTTAAGGAATTCGATTTTCAGTGCTCAACAAAGGCCGAGCTGCAAAGCAATGTGCTAACTGATTCTAGTGGAGGGGAGAAGAAgcaagaaggtcaagttgatgaAGATTTGTGGATGGGACAATGGGTACAAGTTCCAGGTGGTAGTGAAGTCAAATTTTCGGTGAAACTCGGCTTACCAATCATTGATAACTATGGATCTCTTTTAG GTTATATTCTAATTGGCCTGGCTCTGGTTGTTGTTATCCTTTTATGCATCTACAGAAAAAGGAAACAGAAGCAGAAGAAAAAGGAGTTGAGTCTCGAGACGATGAAAAAGGTGGCTGCATTTGATCATGGTAGTGACAGGATTACTATTACATCAATGGATCAATCTAAGAAAGGCGCGAGCAATTCAGGTTTCTCATCAGCTGCAGTTTCTTCTGATGAAAGCAACACCGCGATTTCACAGTCACTCGTGGTTCTTACAAGTCCAGAGATGAATAATGGATTAAAATTTGAGAATTTGCTGAAGGCTCCAGCTGAGTTGCTTGGAAGAGGGAAACATGGTAGTGTGTATAAAGTGATGTGTGATAATCCTAAGATGACTTTGGCTGTGAAGAGGATAAAGGATTGGTCAATATCTGGTAGTGAGTTCAAGAAGAGAATGCAGAAACTTGACCAAATCAGGCATCCAAATGTGTTGCCTGCTGTTGCCTTTTATTCTTCTAGACAAGAGAAGCTTCTTGTCTATGAGTACCAAAATAATGGTAGTCTTCTTCAACATCTACACG GTTTCCAGACAGGCCAAACATTTCACTGGAGCAGCAGACTTTCTATAGCTGCAGGTGTAGCCGATGCTTTAGCTTTCATGCATCAGGAGCTTCAACATGACAGAATTCCTCATGGAAACTTAAAATCATCAAACATTTTGTTGAACAAGAACATGGAACCATGCATTACTGAATATGGTCTAATGAGCAGTGCTGGCATTAGTACCATACAAAACCAGGCTCAATTTCCCAGCAGTTCCAATGTCTTCCCTATAACCGACGAAAATGCAGAAGCATTGTTTAAAGCAGACATTTATGCATTTGGGGTAATTATGTTGGAGTTGCTAACAGGGAAAGTGCAAAACAATGGACTAAACCTTGCAAGTTGGGTTGTTTCTGTGTTAAGAGAAGAATGGACAGTTGAAGTGTTTGATAGAACATTGATACAAGAAGGTGCTAGTGAAGAGAGGATGGTTAATTTGTTACAAGTTGCTGTAAAATGTGTGAACCATTCTCCTGAGGCTAGGCCTAGTATAAACCAAGTTGCTCTGATGATTAGTACTATACGAGACGAGGATGATAGGTCCATCGACGTTTCTGCAAGTACTAGTACTGTCATCTGA